A region from the Catellatospora sp. TT07R-123 genome encodes:
- a CDS encoding acetoin utilization protein AcuC, protein MNALVVWSDKLLAYDLGDHPLDPVRVELTMALARELGVLDRPGVRLVSPEPATDDELLRVHRRDYLEAVRAAPDDPFFRGYGLNTPDNPVFDGMHEASALVCGATLAAARAVWRGEVQRAVNVSGGLHHAMPARAAGFCVYDDPAVAIADLLAQGAQRIAYIDIDVHHGDGVQEIFYDDPRVLTVSLHESPLSLFPGTGFPDETGGPNAAGSAVNVALPGGTGDAGWLRAFHAVVPSVVRAFRPQLIVLQAGADSHRLDPLANLRLSVDGQRAAQLAVRDLADELCDGRLVATGGGGYALVEVVPRTWTHLLAMITGEPLDPATPTPPAWRELAARLRPERAVPASLTDGGTPGYTPWEPGAEADALDRAVMATRRAVFPPHGLDPHDPRD, encoded by the coding sequence ATGAACGCGCTGGTGGTGTGGAGCGACAAGCTCCTGGCGTACGACCTCGGCGACCACCCGCTGGACCCGGTCCGGGTCGAGCTGACCATGGCGCTGGCCCGCGAGCTGGGCGTGCTCGACCGCCCCGGCGTCCGCCTGGTGTCACCCGAACCTGCCACCGACGACGAGCTGCTGCGGGTGCACCGGCGCGACTACCTGGAGGCGGTCCGGGCCGCCCCGGACGACCCCTTCTTCCGGGGGTACGGCCTCAACACCCCCGACAACCCGGTCTTCGACGGCATGCACGAGGCGTCGGCGCTGGTCTGCGGCGCCACCCTGGCCGCCGCGCGGGCGGTGTGGCGGGGCGAGGTCCAGCGCGCGGTCAACGTCTCGGGCGGCCTGCACCACGCCATGCCCGCCCGCGCCGCCGGCTTCTGCGTCTACGACGACCCCGCCGTGGCCATCGCCGACCTGCTCGCGCAGGGCGCGCAGCGGATCGCGTACATCGACATCGACGTGCACCACGGCGACGGGGTGCAGGAGATCTTCTACGACGACCCGCGCGTGCTCACCGTCAGCCTGCACGAGAGCCCGCTGTCGCTGTTCCCGGGCACCGGCTTCCCCGACGAGACCGGCGGCCCGAACGCCGCGGGCAGCGCGGTCAACGTGGCCCTGCCCGGCGGCACCGGCGACGCGGGCTGGCTGCGCGCCTTCCACGCGGTGGTGCCGTCGGTGGTGCGGGCGTTCCGGCCGCAGCTGATCGTGCTCCAGGCGGGGGCGGACAGCCACCGGCTGGACCCGCTGGCCAACCTGCGGCTGAGCGTGGACGGGCAGCGGGCGGCGCAACTGGCCGTGCGCGACCTGGCCGACGAGCTGTGCGACGGCCGCCTGGTCGCCACCGGCGGCGGCGGGTACGCGCTGGTCGAGGTGGTGCCCCGGACGTGGACCCACCTGCTGGCGATGATCACCGGCGAGCCGCTGGACCCGGCCACGCCCACCCCGCCCGCGTGGCGGGAGCTGGCCGCCCGGCTGCGCCCGGAACGGGCCGTGCCCGCGTCGCTGACCGACGGCGGCACCCCCGGCTACACGCCGTGGGAGCCCGGCGCCGAGGCCGACGCGCTGGACCGGGCGGTCATGGCGACCCGGCGGGCGGTGTTCCCGCCGCACGGGCTCGACCCGCACGATCCGAGGGACTGA
- a CDS encoding sulfurtransferase, producing the protein MTDVRTPLISAADLVALLRAPEPPTVLDIRWRLAGPPGRDDYDAGHVPGAVFVDLDRDLCGPPGSGGRHPLPHPQALEGALRAAGLRENHPVVVYDGGDGLAAARAWWTLRWAGVADVRVLDGGFPAWTAAGGAVDATQPTVTRGDLVVRPGGLPVLDAEGAAALAGHGALLDARTAPRFRGETEPVDPVAGHIPGARNLPYGDLVNADGTLRADLAEIFAAYDGEPVGAYCGSGVTAAHTVLALHAAGRTDAALYVGSWSHWITDPSRPIGTGA; encoded by the coding sequence CTGACGGATGTGCGTACACCTCTGATCAGTGCGGCAGACCTGGTGGCGCTGCTGCGCGCCCCCGAGCCGCCGACCGTGCTGGACATCCGCTGGCGGCTGGCCGGGCCGCCGGGGCGCGACGACTACGACGCCGGGCACGTGCCGGGCGCGGTCTTCGTGGACCTGGACCGCGACCTGTGCGGGCCGCCCGGATCGGGTGGGCGCCACCCGCTGCCCCACCCGCAGGCCCTGGAGGGCGCGCTGCGCGCCGCGGGCCTGCGCGAGAACCACCCGGTCGTCGTGTACGACGGCGGCGACGGCCTAGCCGCCGCGCGCGCCTGGTGGACGCTGCGCTGGGCCGGCGTCGCCGACGTGCGGGTGCTCGACGGCGGCTTCCCGGCGTGGACCGCGGCCGGCGGTGCCGTCGACGCGACGCAGCCCACGGTGACCCGTGGCGACCTGGTGGTGCGGCCCGGCGGCCTGCCGGTGCTCGACGCCGAGGGCGCCGCCGCGCTGGCCGGGCACGGCGCGCTGCTGGACGCCCGCACCGCGCCCCGGTTCCGGGGCGAGACCGAGCCGGTCGACCCGGTCGCCGGGCACATCCCGGGAGCGCGCAACCTGCCCTACGGCGACCTGGTCAACGCCGACGGCACGCTGCGGGCCGACCTGGCCGAGATCTTCGCCGCGTACGACGGCGAGCCCGTCGGGGCGTACTGCGGCTCCGGGGTGACGGCCGCGCACACCGTGCTGGCGCTGCACGCGGCCGGTCGCACCGACGCCGCGCTGTACGTCGGCTCGTGGAGCCACTGGATCACCGACCCGTCCCGCCCCATCGGCACGGGCGCATGA
- a CDS encoding metal-dependent transcriptional regulator: MSDLIDTTEMYLRTILELEEEGVPPLRARIAERLHQSGPTVSQTVARMERDGLLTVVETDRHLQLSEAGRAHAVAVMRKHRLAELLLVNVIGMPYEEAHEEACRWEHVMSDAVEKRVYDLLNRPTRSPYGNPIPGLDALDISPRDTAGHGDPERNLAFPGLTGQVVVRRICESVQTDSEVLRQLHAAGVDPGATVTVAQERDGVAIDHGGEPVRLPREVASRVFVSTSR, from the coding sequence ATGTCCGACCTCATTGACACCACCGAGATGTACTTGCGGACCATCCTCGAACTTGAGGAGGAGGGCGTGCCGCCGCTGCGCGCCCGCATCGCCGAGCGGCTGCACCAGAGCGGCCCCACCGTCAGCCAGACGGTGGCCCGGATGGAGCGCGACGGGCTGCTCACCGTCGTGGAGACCGACCGCCACCTGCAGCTGTCCGAGGCCGGCCGGGCGCACGCCGTCGCCGTCATGCGCAAGCACCGCCTCGCCGAGCTGCTGCTGGTCAACGTCATCGGCATGCCGTACGAGGAGGCCCACGAGGAGGCCTGCCGCTGGGAGCACGTGATGAGCGACGCGGTCGAGAAGCGGGTCTACGACCTGCTCAACCGGCCGACCCGCTCGCCGTACGGCAACCCGATCCCCGGCCTGGACGCGCTGGACATCAGCCCGCGCGACACCGCCGGCCACGGCGACCCGGAGCGCAACCTGGCCTTCCCCGGCCTGACCGGCCAGGTCGTGGTGCGGCGCATCTGCGAGAGCGTGCAGACCGACTCCGAGGTGCTGCGCCAGCTGCACGCCGCCGGGGTCGACCCGGGTGCCACGGTCACCGTGGCGCAGGAGCGCGACGGCGTCGCCATCGACCACGGCGGCGAGCCGGTGCGCCTGCCCCGCGAGGTCGCCTCGCGGGTGTTCGTCTCGACGTCCCGCTAG